From Dioscorea cayenensis subsp. rotundata cultivar TDr96_F1 chromosome 13, TDr96_F1_v2_PseudoChromosome.rev07_lg8_w22 25.fasta, whole genome shotgun sequence, the proteins below share one genomic window:
- the LOC120274520 gene encoding microtubule-associated protein 70-5-like, translating into MGSLGENGVMELTLSSLDPVFIELNRLENSLREKERELGASQREIKALKMSEVLKDKAVAEMSNELKKMEEKLSITEKHLEFKSLEIKKLNNSKKEAIAAQFAAEATLRRLHASQKEEELVPLEAVIAPLESDIKIYKNEIIRLQEDNKALERLTKSKEEALIEAEEILRSALERVLIVEQVQNQNLELRRKIEIFQEENKLLEKTNRQKVVEIEKLSQTIRELEESILAGAENANAIHDFQRQVAELHEEKKTLERELARVKVSVNRVASVKANEFKDDNEKLMPVKHWLDERKFFQGEIQRLRDKLQVSERTCKAENQLNDKLRLRLRTLEESMINKKSSTNRYVKGINLVAKNLWVTRSKISDDNLKENSDEISTKEEHGNEDMVSGFLYDKLQKEVINLRKSHEAKDGLLNAKEDEIKKLLKNLETLRKMKKIIRREPETVVNKSKNQKQKKMNSNISNRNVKHFRN; encoded by the exons ATGGGGAGTTTAGGAGAAAATGGTGTTATGGAGTTAACTTTAAGCTCTCTAGACCCTGTTTTCATTGAACTCAATAGATTGGAAAACAGTCTTAGAG agaaagaaagagaactGGGAGCATCTCAAAGGGAAATTAAAGCCTTAAAAATGTCAGAAGTTCTGAAAGATAAAGCTGTGGCTGAG ATGAGCAATGAATTGAAGAAAATGGAGGAGAAGCTAAGCATTACTGAAAAACATCTTGAATTCAAG AGTCTTGAgattaaaaaacttaataattCAAAGAAGGAAGCAATAGCTGCACAGTTTGCTGCTGAAGCTACACTTAGAAGACTTCATGCTTCTCAAAAAGAAGAGGAATTAGTTCCACTTGAGGCTGTGATTGCACCACTTGAATCAGATATTAAGATTTACAAGAATGag ATTATTAGACTTCAAGAAGACAATAAAGCTTTGGAAAGATTGACAAAGTCGAAAGAAGAAGCACTTATCGAAGCCGAAGAAATCTTGCGTAGTGCATTAGAAAGAGTGTTGATAGTAGAGcaagtgcaaaaccaaaatCTTGAGCTTCGAAGGAAGATTGAAATATTTCAG GAAGAAAACAAACTTTTAGAGAAAACAAACCGGCAAAAAGTTGTAGAGATCGAGAAACTTAGTCAAACAATACGTGAACTCGAAGAATCTATACTTGCCGGTGCTGAAAACGCTAATGCTATCCATGATTTTCAGCGACAAGTTGCCGAATTACAT gaagaaaaaaagacacTTGAGAGAGAGTTAGCAAGAGTTAAAGTTTCAGTAAATAGAGTTGCATCAGTAAAGGCGAACGAATTCAAAGACGATAATGAAAAGCTCATGCCTGTCAAACATTGGCTTGATGAGAGAAAGTTCTTCCAG GGAGAGATACAAAGATTGCGCGATAAATTACAAGTGTCGGAAAGAACTTGCAAGGCAGAAAATCAGCTCAAT GATAAACTTAGATTGAGGCTGAGGACTTTGGAAGAAAGCATGATTAATAAGAAATCATCGACGAATCGATATGTCAAAGGGATTAATCTTGTTGCAAAGAATTTATGGGTAACAAGAAGTAAAATTTCTGATGATAACTTGAAGGAGAATTCAGATGAAATTAGTACCAAAGAAGAGCATGGAAATGAAGACATGGTTTCTGGTTTTCTTTATGATAAATTACAAAAGGAAGTGATTAATTTGAGGAAATCTCATGAAGCAAAAGATGGATTACTGAATGCCAAAGAAGATGAGATTAAG AAActgttaaaaaatttagaaacactgaggaagatgaagaaaattatACGACGGGAACCTGAAACTGTGGTGAACAAATCAAAGAATCAAAAGCAAAAGAAGATGAACTCTAATATCTCAAACAG AAATGTTAAACATTTCAGGAACTGA
- the LOC120274699 gene encoding cysteine synthase 2 produces MASARSSAAGAIAVAAVAVFSCYVLFSNSSKFSWRRRVSRASRKGEKKGLIAAVGNTPLIRINSLSDATGCEILGKAEFLNPGGSVKDRVAVKIIEEALDAGALVPGGVVTEGSAGSTAISLATVVPSFGCKCHVVIPDDAAIEKSEILEVLGATVERVRPVSITHRDHYVNIARRRASEANKLAANGYRQCNGHSTEAGEFPAISMTDCKGGFFADQFENLANFRAHYEGTGPEIWEQTGGNLHGFIAAAGTGGTVAGISRFLKDKDPRIKCFLIDPPGSGLYNKVTRGVMYTKEEAEGRRLKNPFDTITEGIGINRLTMNFMMAELDGAFRGTDKEAVEMSRYLLKNDGLFVGSSSAMNCVGAVRLARVLGPGHTIVTILCDSGIRHLSKFHNSQYLSDHGLTPSATGLEFLDFQDTGQP; encoded by the exons ATGGCTTCGGCGAGATCGAGCGCCGCCGGAGCCATTGCCGTGGCTGCCGTGGCCGTCTTCTCTTGCTACGTTCTGTTCAGCAATAGCTCGAAGTTCTCTTGGAGGAGAAGAGTTAGCAGAGCTTCACGCAAGGGCGAGAAGAAGGGTCTTATCGCGGCCGTCGGCAACACTCCACTTATCCGAATCAATAGCCTCTCCGATGCCACCGGATGCGAG ATTTTGGGTAAAGCTGAGTTTTTGAATCCCGGAGGAAGTGTGAAGGACCGAGTTGCTGTTAAAATCATAGAAGAG GCATTGGATGCTGGAGCACTTGTTCCAGGTGGTGTAGTGACTGAAGGAAGTGCCGGAAGCACTGCCATAAGTCTTGCTACTGTCGTACCTTCGTTCGGCTGCAAATGCCATGTAGTTATCCCGGATGATGCTGCTATCGAGAAG TCAGAGATACTTGAGGTTCTCGGTGCTACCGTGGAAAGAGTAAGGCCGGTGTCTATCACACACAGAGACCATTATGTCAATATTGCTAGGAGAAGGGCTTCCGAAGCCAACAAATTAGCTGCTAATGGCTATCGACAGTGCAATGGACATAGCACGGAAGCAGGAGAATTCCCTGCCATCTCCATGACTGATTGTAAAGGTGGTTTCTTTGCTGATCAATTCGAAAACCTGGCTAATTTCAGAGCTCACTACGAAGGTACTGGTCCAGAAATATGGGAGCAAACCGGAGGGAATTTGCATGGGTTCATTGCCGCTGCAGGTACAGGTGGCACGGTTGCAGGAATTTCACGGTTTCTTAAG GATAAAGATCCTCGCATTAAGTGTTTTCTTATTGATCCTCCTGGATCTGGTCTTTACAATAAGGTCACAAGAGGTGTGATGTATACAAAGGAGGAAGCCGAGGGCCGGAGATTGAAGAACCCTTTTGATACTATTACCGAAGGAATTGGAATCAACCGACTGACCATGAATTTTATGATGGCAGAGTTGGATGGAGCTTTCCGGGGAACAGACAAGGAGGCTGTTGAAATGTCAAG GTATCTCTTGAAAAATGATGGACTATTTGTTGGGAGTTCTTCGGCTATGAACTGCGTAGGAGCTGTGAGGTTGGCTCGTGTTCTTGGTCCCGGGCATACAATCGTTACGATTCTATGTGATAGTGGCATTAGACATTTGAGTAAATTTCACAATTCTCAGTATCTATCTGATCATGGCCTGACTCCATCTGCAACTGGCCTTGAGTTTCTGGATTTTCAGGACACCGGCCAGCCTTAA
- the LOC120274698 gene encoding LOW QUALITY PROTEIN: pentatricopeptide repeat-containing protein At4g16390, chloroplastic (The sequence of the model RefSeq protein was modified relative to this genomic sequence to represent the inferred CDS: deleted 1 base in 1 codon), with translation MASHLIASQFLHLSTSLPPLKLHHAHPKPPKVYLQDSSSPPPKNSVWINPNSPRAARLRHNSSDSRYARLLDLSHSLNSSPDPNSIPDLLLSLPSSPSEQDAVVILNHMDNPATALPALRWFLHNVKINKESILYNVALKVLRKSRDWDKVVALWDEMLSNGVRPDNVTFSTIISCARLCDLPAKAVEWFEKMPEFGCSPDDVTYSAMIDAYGRSGNVEKALELYDNARMEKRRLDPVTFATVIRVYGFSGNFDGALNVFEEMRALGVKPNTVIFNTLLDAMGRAGRPWQVKTLCKEMIANGLLPNRATYAALLRAYSKARYAEDALSVYKEVKEKGLELNVILYNMLLSMCADLGYVDDAVEIFEEMKGMTEGCRPDSWSYSSLITVYSCSGKVDEVERVMNEMIGAGFQPNIFILTSIMQCYGKAGRTDDIVRTFDKVLELGITPDDRFCGCLLNVMTQIPAEEVGKVIACVEKANAQLGSLVKLLVDERSTNEVIKVEAEELFSKTSEEVKKAYCNCLIDLCVNLDLLERACILLDMALRLEIYTDIQSKSPAQWSLHVKSLSLGAGLTALHIWMNDLSKALASGEELPPLLGIHTGHGKHKYSDKGLASVFESHLRELNAPFHEAPDKVGWFLTTKVAAESWLKSRSSPELVAA, from the exons ATGGCGTCTCATCTCATCGCTTCCCAATTCCTCCATCTCTCCACCTCCCTTCCTCCTCTCAAGCTCCACCATGCTCACCCAAAGCCCCCCAAGGTATACCTCCAAGACTCCTCCTCTCCGCCTCCCAAAAACTCCGTTTGGATCAACCCTAACAGCCCCCGCGCTGCCCGTCTCCGCCACAACTCCTCCGACTCCCGCTATGCTCGACTCCTCGACCTCTCCCACTCCCTCAACTCCTCCCCCGACCCTAACTCCATTCCCGACCTCCTCCTCTCCCTCCCCTCCTCCCCCTCCGAGCAAGATGCCGTCGTCATCCTCAACCACATGGACAACCCCGCCACTGCCCTCCCCGCCCTCCGCTGGTTCCTCCACAACGTCAAAATCAACAAGGAGTCCATCCTCTACAATGTCGCCCTCAAAGTCCTCCGCAAAAGCCGGGATTGGGATAAAGTCGTCGCCTTGTGGGACGAAATGCTCTCCAATGGCGTCCGCCCCGATAATGTcaccttctccaccatcatcagcTGCGCTAGACTCTGCGATCTCCCCGCCAAAGCTGTGGAATGGTTTGAGAAGATGCCGGAGTTTGGCTGCTCCCCTGATGATGTCACCTACTCCGCCATGATCGACGCTTATGGTCGTTCCGGCAATGTGGAGAAAGCTCTAGAGTTGTATGACAATGCGaggatggagaaaagaaggTTGGATCCTGTGACCTTTGCCACTGTCATTAGGGTTTATGGTTTTTCTGGCAATTTTGATGGTGCACTCAATGTGTTTGAAGAAATGCGAGCACTTGGTGTTAAGCCAAACACTGTCATTTTTAACACTTTGTTAGATGCAATGGGAAGAGCTGGAAGACCATGGCAAGTTAAGACATTGTGCAAAGAGATGATTGCTAATGGTTTGTTGCCAAACAGAGCTACATATGCAGCGCTGCTCCGAGCTTATAGCAAAGCTCGGTATGCAGAGGATGCTCTTAGTGTTTACAAGGAGGTGAAGGAGAAAGGATTGGAGTTGAATGTGATATTGTATAATATGTTGTTATCAATGTGTGCTGATTTGGGGTATGTTGATGATGCTGTTGAGATATTTGAGGAGATGAAGGGGATGACAGAGGGATGTAGGCCGGATAGTTGGAGTTATTCGTCGTTGATCACTGTGTATTCTTGTAGCGGGAAGGTTGATGAGGTTGAGCGGGTGATGAATGAGATGATAGGAGCTGGTTTTCAGCCGAATATCTTCATTTTGACATCGATTATGCAATGCTATGGGAAGGCAGGGCGAACCGATGATATTGTGAGGACGTTTGATAAGGTGTTGGAGTTGGGTATTACTCCTGATGATCGGTTCTGTGGTTGTCTTCTGAATGTGATGACTCAAATCCCGGCGGAAGAGGTGGGGAAGGTGATTGCATGTGTCGAGAAGGCTAATGCGCAGTTGGGTTCTTTGGTGAAGCTGTTGGTGGACGAGCGAAGCACGAATGAGGTGATCAAAGTGGAAGCCGAAGAACTGTTTAGCAAGACGAGTGAGGAAGTCAAGAAAGCCTACTGCAATTGTTTGATCGACCTGTGTGTGAATCTTGATCTTCTTGAAAGAGCTTGCATTCTCTTGGACATGGCTTTGCGTCTTGAGATATATACTGATATTCAATCTAAATCG CCTGCCCAATGGTCTTTACATGTGAAGAGCCTTTCTCTTGGAGCTGGTCTAACGGCGTTGCATATATGGATGAATGATTTATCGAAAGCATTAGCAAGTGGTGAAGAGCTGCCACCATTGCTAGGCATCCATACAGGTCATGGAAAGCATAAATACTCCGACAAGGGGTTGGCATCTGTGTTCGAATCCCATTTGAGGGAGCTGAATGCACCCTTCCATGAAGCACCAGATAAAGTTGGATGGTTCTTGACAACGAAAGTTGCAGCTGAGTCATGGTTGAAATCAAGGAGTTCACCGGAGTTGGTTGCTGCTTAG
- the LOC120274870 gene encoding heavy metal-associated isoprenylated plant protein 7-like, producing MGEEQKEEEKKEEVKEEKKEVEEEIVLRVDMHCEGCAKKVAKALRGFEGVEEVKTDSKARLVVVKGKTADPIKVYERVQTKTGRRTELISPILKEPEEEKKEEAVDPPQEEKKEEPKPITVILNVRMHCESCAQVLNKRIKKMEGVESVMTDISNNQIIVNGFIDPEKLVDYVSKRTRKQAFIVKEEEKKDDEKAEKEEKQEEKENEEKNTEDEEKKIELQKFEHWSSPGYYIQYAYPPPQIFSDENPNGCFVM from the exons ATGGGTGAA gaacaaaaggaggaggagaagaaggaagaagtaaaagaggaaaagaaagaagtggAAGAAGAAATAGTGCTTAGAGTGGACATGCATTGTGAAGGATGTGCAAAGAAAGTTGCAAAAGCCTTGAGAGGATTTGAAG GTGTGGAAGAAGTGAAGACAGATAGTAAGGCAAGGTTAGTAGTAGTGAAAGGAAAGACAGCAGATCCAATAAAAGTATACGAAAGAGTTCAAACAAAAACCGGAAGGAGGACAGAGCTTATCTCTCCGATACTGAAGGAACCGgaagaggagaagaaagaagaagctgTTGATCCTCcacaagaagagaagaaggaagag CCAAAGCCAATAACAGTAATTCTGAATGTCAGAATGCATTGTGAGTCTTGTGCACAAGTTCTAAACAAGAGGATCAAGAAAATGGAAg gTGTTGAATCAGTAATGACAGAcatatcaaataatcaaataattgtGAATGGTTTTATTGATCCTGAAAAGCTtgttgattatgtgtctaaaagaacaagaaaacaagCATTCATagtgaaagaagaagagaagaaagatgatgaaaaagctgaaaaggaagagaaacaagaagagaaggaaaatgaggaaaaaaatactgaagatgaagagaagaagattgaGTTGCAGAAATTTGAGCATTGGTCATCACCAGGGTATTACATTCAGTATGCTTATCCACCTCCACAAATTTTTAGTGATGAGAATCCAAATGGTTGTTTCGTTATGTAA